From a region of the Babylonia areolata isolate BAREFJ2019XMU chromosome 25, ASM4173473v1, whole genome shotgun sequence genome:
- the LOC143299950 gene encoding uncharacterized protein LOC143299950 isoform X2, which produces MLSWVGMTPTVETVLLISMAVGGFWCIFVCICQILLRAAKTARKNTAMYRRDHSSTTPLHHGATQLQESHPLRPLFVSSRGPAPGSSHRGPHLSRIPSVEASSVNARGGRIGSSADGLIHPDYVERVILPEYVDRLDSPGEEINEEPPPYDAIEEHMDFPAPPAYTDLFPPKT; this is translated from the exons ATGCTGTCATGGGTCGGGATGACTCCTACTGTGGAAACAGTCCTCCTCATTTCCATGGCTGTTGGTGGCTTTTGGTGCATCTTTGTCTGCATCTGTCAGATTCTGCTGCGAGCAGCCAAAACAGCCAGAAAAAACACAGCAATGTATAGACGAG ATCACTCCAGCACCACTCCTCTGCACCACGGGGCAACCCAGCTGCAAGAGTCGCACCCCCTGCGGCCCCTGTTCGTGTCCAGTCGCGGACCGGCCCCAGGAAGCAGTCACCGCGGCCCCCACCTCAGCAGGATCCCGTCTGTCGAGGCGTCCAGCGTCAACGCCCGGGGAGGGAGGATTGGTTCATCGGCAGACGGCTTGATTCATCCAGACTATGTGGAGAGAGTGATCCTCCCTGAGTACGTCGACAGACTGGACTCTCCAGGGGAGGAGATAAACGAGGAGCCACCGCCGTACGATGCCATTGAAGAGCATATGGACTTTCCTGCCCCCCCAGCCTACACAGACCTGTTTCCCCCAAAGACCTGA
- the LOC143299598 gene encoding chorion peroxidase-like codes for MLISVIGFTLLFLLPRGAAVILHNGTYLLCASSAEETAMHQTRMIEGGVNTLHQVEREPCERLTWDRKRYRTYDGTCNDASDRGASFSLVKRLAPHYYQGEQSEPRQRARSGRQLPSPRAVSLEVHRASTSKTYFSLMLMQFGQFLDHDLTLAPVATDFDETIKCCDVPVHSRSPACFPIENPDYDHLFSNCTEFVRTEPLTLVDGTVPNPRKYFNAITAWLDASSVYGSDREKAKELRTKDGAGALLKISKFRGEERLPKGHDKDCVNVHPDHFCALAGDDRVNEQPGLTAIHLVFHKEHNRLVMELVKALLLKKRRPFSRYYVERFLQTAPPRTQEQLYQTVRKVLGAVWQKIVYDEYLPQIIGPELMDRYHLWVGHYVPYDPYLDPSISLEFLTAAFRYGHTLINNFLITDKRRLLKDLFSTSSHNLEHYRSIVAGLVSKDNHAGEFDPNMPESITDHLFQNTNGFGLDLPALNIQRGRDHAIPSYNLLRKHLGLKENTHWSDFGECANGLKNVYEHPDDVDTFTGGTCERSLSGGVVGELFGEIIARQFRDLKFGDKYFFESHSSFYGFTKYELRAIYKMTFSKILCENAALDEIQEDPFRHPHPRWNPVHKCSSYRDLDMWWWTYYIR; via the exons CCGTGTGAACGGCTGACGTGGGACAGGAAGCGCTACAGGACGTATGACGGGACGTGTAACGACGCCAGTGACCGCGGGGCCTCCTTCTCCCTTGTCAAAAGACTGGCCCCACACTACTACCAAG GAGAGCAAAGCGAGCCCCGCCAGAGGGCCCGCAGCGGACGTCAGCTGCCCAGCCCACGGGCAGTCAGTTTGGAGGTTCACAGGGCCAGTACGTCAAAGACCTACTTCTCCCTCATGCTGATGCAGTTCGGCCAGTTCCTGGACCACGATCTCACTCTCGCCCCCGTGGCCACGGACTTCGACGAGACCATCAAGTGCTGCGATGTCCCGGTTCACAGCCGTTCCCC GGCTTGCTTCCCGATCGAGAACCCCGACTATGACCACTTGTTCTCCAACTGCACAGAGTTCGTCAGAACAGAGCCCTTGACCTTGGTGGATGGGACCGTTCCTAACCCCCGGAAATACTTCAACGCCATCACCGCCTGGCTGGATGCTTCCAGTGTCTATG GCAGTGACAGGGAGAAAGCCAAGGAGCTGAGAACCAAGGACGGGGCCGGGGCCCTGCTGAAGATTTCCAAGTTCCGCGGAGAGGAGAGGCTCCCCAAGGGGCACGACAAGGACTGTGTCAATGTCCACCCTGATCACTTCTGTGCCCTGGCCG GTGACGACCGTGTGAACGAGCAGCCCGGGCTGACGGCCATCCACCTGGTGTTCCACAAGGAGCACAACCGGCTGGTCATGGAGCTGGTCAAGGCCCTGCTGCTGAAGAAGCGGCGTCCCTTCTCCAGGTACTACGTGGAGCGCTTCCTGCAGACAGCACCGCCCCGCACACAGGAACAGCTCTACCAG ACGGTCCGTAAGGTGCTGGGAGCCGTGTGGCAGAAGATCGTGTACGACGAGTACCTGCCTCAGATCATCGGCCCTGAGCTGATGGACCGCTACCACCTGTGGGTGGGTCACTATGTGCCCTATGACCCCTACCTTGACCCCAGCATCTCCCTGGAGTTCCTCACCGCCGCCTTCCGCTACGGGCACACCCTCATCAACAACTTCCTTATCACGGACAAGCGGCGCCTCCTCAAA GATCTGTTCAGCACGTCGTCCCACAACCTGGAGCACTACCGGAGCATCGTGGCAGGGCTGGTCAGCAAGGACAATCACGCCGGGGAGTTCGACCCCAACATGCCCGAGTCTATCACTGACCATCTCTTCCAGAACACCAATGGCTTCGGCCTTGACCTTCCCGCTCTGAATATCCAG cgagGCAGAGACCACGCCATCCCATCCTACAACCTCCTCCGGAAACATCTGGGTCTGAAAGAGAACACACATTGGAGTGACTTTGGGGAGTGCGCGAACGGCCTTAAGAATGTCTACGA ACACCCAGATGACGTGGACACCTTCACGGGCGGCACGTGCGAGCGCTCCCTGtcagggggcgtggtgggggagcTGTTCGGGGAGATCATCGCCCGGCAGTTCAGGGACCTCAAGTTCGGCGACAAGTACTTCTTTGAGAGCCACAGCTCCTTCTACGGCTTCACCAAGT ATGAACTGAGGGCGATCTACAAAATGACCTTCAGCAAGATCCTGTGTGAAAACGCCGCGCTGGATGAGATCCAGGAAGACCCCTTCAGGCATCCTCACCCTCGCTG GAACCCCGTGCACAAGTGTTCCTCTTACCGCGACCTGGACATGTGGTGGTGGACCTATTACATCAGATga
- the LOC143299950 gene encoding uncharacterized protein LOC143299950 isoform X1 — translation MLSWVGMTPTVETVLLISMAVGGFWCIFVCICQILLRAAKTARKNTAMYRRDSSRRSSRHGGATSDHSSTTPLHHGATQLQESHPLRPLFVSSRGPAPGSSHRGPHLSRIPSVEASSVNARGGRIGSSADGLIHPDYVERVILPEYVDRLDSPGEEINEEPPPYDAIEEHMDFPAPPAYTDLFPPKT, via the exons ATGCTGTCATGGGTCGGGATGACTCCTACTGTGGAAACAGTCCTCCTCATTTCCATGGCTGTTGGTGGCTTTTGGTGCATCTTTGTCTGCATCTGTCAGATTCTGCTGCGAGCAGCCAAAACAGCCAGAAAAAACACAGCAATGTATAGACGAG ATTCATCCCGTCGATCCTCACGCCATGGTGGCGCCACGTCAGATCACTCCAGCACCACTCCTCTGCACCACGGGGCAACCCAGCTGCAAGAGTCGCACCCCCTGCGGCCCCTGTTCGTGTCCAGTCGCGGACCGGCCCCAGGAAGCAGTCACCGCGGCCCCCACCTCAGCAGGATCCCGTCTGTCGAGGCGTCCAGCGTCAACGCCCGGGGAGGGAGGATTGGTTCATCGGCAGACGGCTTGATTCATCCAGACTATGTGGAGAGAGTGATCCTCCCTGAGTACGTCGACAGACTGGACTCTCCAGGGGAGGAGATAAACGAGGAGCCACCGCCGTACGATGCCATTGAAGAGCATATGGACTTTCCTGCCCCCCCAGCCTACACAGACCTGTTTCCCCCAAAGACCTGA